Proteins encoded by one window of Streptacidiphilus sp. PB12-B1b:
- a CDS encoding WXG100 family type VII secretion target, with the protein MPDFKVNSDETASTSQALLNDFSQLQDKLTEVKGKISNLLANGYTTPAAQQKFSPFFDEFAKGFDQVNQGLQGIGQYVKSVGDAFSQTDEQLGSNLS; encoded by the coding sequence GTGCCCGATTTCAAGGTCAACTCGGACGAGACCGCCTCGACCTCGCAGGCCCTGCTCAACGACTTCTCCCAGCTCCAGGACAAGCTGACCGAGGTCAAGGGGAAGATCTCCAACCTGCTGGCCAACGGCTACACCACGCCCGCCGCCCAGCAGAAGTTCTCGCCGTTCTTCGACGAGTTCGCCAAGGGCTTCGACCAGGTCAACCAGGGGCTCCAGGGCATCGGCCAGTACGTGAAGTCGGTCGGTGACGCCTTCTCGCAGACCGACGAGCAGCTGGGCTCCAACCTCAGCTGA
- a CDS encoding universal stress protein — MESPVLAAVDGSEESVHAASWAADDAVRRAAPLRLLHAGLWLDQRPIDGGRGDDVQGEARQMLADVAKTLLSNHPGLDIDTRLIHHDSVEGLVSAAADGQLLVLGSRGLGGFVGLLVGSVSLAVSARAETPTVVVRPEHGGAEPSGGEVVLGVDTKAAADRLLEFAFAEAALRGSRLRVVHGWNLPPTGSSLGWVIPPPSLGADVEKAEAEELGRLLQPWRERFPGIDVIEDVRFGGGARALVEVSGGVGLVVVGRRTRTHQAGWHLGPVAHAVLHHAKAPVAVVPHP, encoded by the coding sequence ATGGAGTCACCCGTGCTTGCCGCAGTCGACGGGTCGGAGGAGAGCGTCCATGCCGCGTCGTGGGCGGCCGACGATGCGGTGCGCCGCGCGGCACCGCTTCGCCTGCTGCACGCGGGCCTCTGGTTGGACCAGCGTCCGATCGACGGCGGTCGCGGCGACGACGTCCAGGGAGAGGCTCGGCAGATGCTTGCCGACGTGGCGAAGACGCTTCTGTCGAACCACCCCGGGCTGGACATCGACACCCGTCTGATCCACCACGACTCCGTCGAGGGACTGGTGTCGGCCGCTGCCGACGGTCAGCTGCTGGTGCTCGGCTCGCGCGGGCTCGGCGGGTTCGTCGGACTGCTGGTCGGATCGGTGAGCCTGGCCGTGTCCGCCCGGGCCGAGACGCCCACGGTCGTGGTGCGCCCCGAGCACGGTGGAGCGGAGCCGTCCGGTGGCGAGGTCGTCCTCGGCGTGGACACGAAGGCCGCGGCCGACCGACTGCTCGAATTCGCCTTTGCGGAGGCCGCACTGCGCGGCTCCCGGCTCCGGGTGGTGCACGGCTGGAACCTGCCGCCCACCGGCTCCTCACTCGGCTGGGTGATTCCGCCGCCGAGCCTGGGCGCGGACGTGGAGAAGGCGGAGGCGGAGGAGCTCGGCCGACTGCTCCAGCCCTGGCGGGAGCGGTTCCCCGGGATCGACGTCATCGAGGACGTGCGCTTCGGCGGGGGCGCGCGTGCCCTGGTCGAGGTCTCCGGCGGAGTCGGCCTGGTGGTCGTCGGGCGGCGCACGCGCACCCACCAGGCCGGCTGGCACCTGGGACCGGTGGCGCACGCCGTCCTGCACCACGCCAAGGCGCCGGTCGCCGTGGTACCGCATCCGTAG
- a CDS encoding pyridoxamine 5'-phosphate oxidase family protein has protein sequence MSINHRHTDSAPGQVGGLARRIELRRRQLGLTHEGLAARARMAPRYLLYLAETEGEFDPDAFQRVATALELSTADLLDERADAPPGRSPAAPHPGSMKLSPRACWDRLGTHGIGRIGLSTASGPAIIPVNYTVDDRTVVFRTAADSGTAATVDTEVAFEVDLVDERLSEGWSVLIVGRAEHVGEPAALRRLAEAPGAAPWAGGRRDLVIRVVPTRITGRLVYAA, from the coding sequence GTGAGCATCAACCACAGGCATACCGACAGCGCCCCGGGCCAGGTCGGCGGCCTCGCCCGGAGAATCGAACTGCGGCGCAGGCAGCTGGGGCTGACCCACGAGGGCCTGGCCGCCCGGGCCCGGATGGCCCCGCGCTATCTGCTCTACCTCGCCGAGACCGAGGGGGAGTTCGATCCGGACGCCTTCCAGCGGGTGGCCACCGCGTTGGAGCTCAGTACCGCCGACCTGCTCGACGAGCGCGCCGACGCGCCACCGGGGCGAAGCCCGGCCGCACCTCATCCGGGATCGATGAAACTCAGCCCGCGTGCGTGCTGGGACCGGCTGGGCACCCACGGCATCGGCCGGATCGGCCTGTCCACGGCCTCGGGGCCGGCCATCATCCCGGTCAACTACACGGTCGACGACCGCACCGTCGTCTTCCGGACGGCTGCCGACAGCGGGACCGCCGCCACCGTGGACACGGAGGTGGCGTTCGAGGTCGACCTCGTGGACGAGCGCCTGAGCGAAGGCTGGAGTGTGCTGATCGTCGGCCGGGCCGAACACGTCGGCGAACCCGCCGCCCTCAGGCGACTGGCCGAGGCCCCCGGCGCCGCCCCGTGGGCGGGCGGCAGGCGGGACCTGGTGATCCGCGTGGTACCGACCCGGATCACCGGTCGGCTCGTCTACGCGGCATAG
- a CDS encoding zinc-dependent alcohol dehydrogenase family protein — MVATGTGAAATAAVTTTAWVVERPGPIAGRPLVRVERQVAEPGPGELLVRVTACGVCRTDLHLAEGDLAPHLPQCTPGHEIVGRVERAGPGADGWAPGDRLGAAWLASTCGSCRYCRSDRENLCPGSRYTGWDRHGGYAGHAVVDARFSYRLPDGVPDEQLAPLLCAGIIGYRALERAELPPGGRLGLYGFGASAHLTAQLALGRGATVHVLTRAADARRLALDLGAASARGAYDAPPEPLDAAILFAPVGDLVPVALAALDRGGTLAVAGIHLTDIPALNYDRQLFQERTLRSVTANTRDDGRAYLAETAARPPAVHVQRYAMGDADTALADLAADRVTGAAVLVAD, encoded by the coding sequence ATGGTGGCGACCGGAACCGGCGCGGCAGCAACGGCAGCTGTGACGACGACGGCCTGGGTGGTGGAACGTCCCGGGCCGATCGCCGGGCGTCCGCTGGTCCGGGTGGAGCGGCAGGTCGCCGAGCCCGGGCCGGGGGAGTTGCTGGTGCGGGTGACCGCCTGTGGAGTCTGCCGCACCGACCTGCACCTGGCCGAGGGCGACCTGGCGCCGCACCTGCCGCAGTGCACACCGGGCCACGAGATCGTGGGCCGGGTGGAGCGGGCCGGTCCCGGCGCGGACGGCTGGGCGCCCGGGGACCGGCTCGGCGCGGCCTGGCTGGCGAGCACCTGCGGGAGCTGCCGCTACTGCCGCTCCGACCGGGAGAACCTGTGCCCCGGATCCCGCTACACCGGCTGGGACCGCCACGGTGGCTACGCCGGCCACGCCGTGGTCGACGCCCGCTTCAGCTACCGCCTTCCCGACGGGGTTCCCGACGAACAGCTGGCCCCGCTGCTGTGCGCGGGCATCATCGGCTACCGCGCGCTGGAGCGGGCCGAGCTGCCGCCCGGCGGCAGGCTCGGGCTCTACGGCTTCGGCGCCTCGGCCCACCTGACCGCCCAGCTGGCGCTGGGCCGCGGTGCGACCGTCCACGTGCTCACCCGGGCGGCGGATGCCCGGCGCCTGGCCCTCGACCTGGGCGCGGCCTCCGCCCGCGGAGCCTACGACGCCCCGCCCGAGCCGCTGGACGCGGCCATCCTCTTCGCGCCGGTCGGGGATCTGGTGCCGGTGGCGCTCGCCGCCCTGGACCGGGGAGGAACACTGGCCGTGGCCGGTATCCACCTCACCGACATACCCGCCCTCAACTACGACCGGCAGCTCTTCCAGGAGCGCACCCTGCGCAGCGTCACCGCCAACACCCGCGACGACGGCCGCGCCTACCTCGCCGAAACCGCCGCCCGGCCCCCCGCCGTCCACGTCCAGCGCTACGCCATGGGCGACGCGGACACCGCCCTGGCCGACCTCGCCGCCGACCGGGTGACCGGAGCCGCCGTACTCGTCGCGGACTGA
- a CDS encoding response regulator transcription factor encodes MQETDVDTVKVRVLVVEDDAGIARSLVRGLERDGYAARSVDTGRAALAAEPVPDLVLLDLGLPDLDGVEVCRLLRRRSDAAVIVVTARGEEGDRVSALDEGADDYLVKPFGLAELLARVRAVLRRTRPQVPELLQCGPLSVDPRTRKVSIAGQEIVLTPKEFDILECLAVDPGRVVTRQEILERAWDAHWYGPTKVLDVHMAALRRKLGVPGLVETVYGRGFRLSDPVGRP; translated from the coding sequence ATGCAGGAGACGGACGTGGACACGGTGAAGGTTCGAGTGCTGGTGGTCGAGGACGATGCCGGAATCGCCCGCTCGCTGGTGCGCGGGCTGGAGCGGGACGGCTACGCCGCCCGCAGCGTCGACACCGGCCGGGCCGCCCTGGCGGCCGAACCCGTCCCGGATCTGGTGCTGCTCGACCTGGGACTGCCCGACCTGGACGGGGTCGAGGTCTGCCGGCTGCTGCGCCGCCGCTCGGACGCGGCCGTCATCGTGGTCACCGCCCGGGGCGAGGAGGGCGACCGCGTCTCGGCCCTGGACGAGGGCGCCGACGACTACCTCGTCAAACCGTTCGGCCTGGCCGAACTCCTCGCGCGGGTCCGCGCGGTCCTGCGCCGGACCCGTCCGCAGGTCCCCGAACTCCTGCAGTGCGGCCCGCTGTCGGTCGATCCGCGCACCCGCAAGGTCAGCATTGCCGGGCAGGAAATCGTACTGACGCCCAAGGAGTTCGACATCCTGGAGTGCCTGGCGGTCGACCCGGGCCGGGTGGTGACCCGCCAGGAGATCCTGGAACGCGCCTGGGACGCCCACTGGTACGGGCCCACCAAGGTGCTCGACGTCCACATGGCCGCGCTGCGCCGCAAGTTGGGCGTCCCCGGGCTGGTGGAGACGGTCTACGGCCGGGGCTTCCGGCTGAGCGACCCCGTCGGCCGCCCGTGA
- a CDS encoding HAMP domain-containing sensor histidine kinase: MTRRIALTVLALVTVLLTLAVVPLGVLLEAREETSFRASAQADAQQVAAAAEETLSDHRSDTSMLQLLAAAGARGDCAVVYDSAARVVARTPCREATGDVPGLVAATLAHPRTSSERTGDRLTVATPVGDIQDVSGVTLLVRSVDPLNDRIWAVWGWLALIAVLGLLAGTFVSVRLARWVGSPLHAVDEAAQRLGEGALEVRAQAGQGPQEVRRLAATFNTMAARTEALVHGHRTVLADVSHQLRTPLAALRLRLDLLAGDVDGDALQELAGAQEEIARLSRLVDGLLAVARAESTVPTPVPVPVDAAVAERLAAWEPVAAERGVSLSAHGGQGQTVSLGAGDLEQVLDNLVANALDAVPEGGAVRIEAAATSGLAGQAAVELRVVDNGPGMTSRAQQSAFRRFGNPEAGGTGLGLAIVHRLVTANGGAARLEDTPGGGLTVVLDLPRRRPGHSRSGSRQQPPD; the protein is encoded by the coding sequence GTGACCCGGCGGATCGCCCTGACCGTGCTGGCCCTGGTCACCGTGCTGCTGACGCTGGCCGTGGTCCCGCTCGGCGTGCTGCTCGAGGCCCGGGAGGAGACCTCGTTCCGCGCCTCCGCCCAGGCGGACGCCCAACAGGTGGCGGCAGCCGCCGAGGAGACCCTGTCCGACCACCGGTCCGACACCTCGATGCTCCAGCTCCTGGCAGCGGCCGGGGCCAGGGGCGACTGCGCGGTCGTCTACGACTCCGCCGCACGCGTGGTGGCCCGGACCCCGTGCCGGGAGGCGACCGGCGACGTCCCCGGCCTGGTCGCGGCCACCCTCGCGCACCCGCGGACCAGCAGCGAGCGGACCGGCGACCGGCTCACGGTCGCCACGCCGGTCGGCGACATCCAGGACGTCTCCGGGGTGACCCTGCTGGTGCGGTCCGTCGATCCGCTGAACGACCGGATCTGGGCCGTCTGGGGGTGGCTCGCGCTGATCGCCGTGCTCGGGCTGCTCGCGGGCACCTTCGTCTCCGTCCGGCTGGCCCGCTGGGTCGGCAGCCCGCTGCACGCGGTGGACGAGGCCGCCCAGCGGCTGGGGGAGGGGGCGCTGGAGGTCAGGGCGCAGGCCGGCCAGGGGCCGCAGGAGGTGCGCCGGCTGGCGGCGACGTTCAACACCATGGCGGCCCGCACCGAGGCCCTGGTGCACGGACACCGCACGGTGCTGGCCGACGTCTCGCACCAGCTGCGGACACCGCTGGCCGCGCTGCGGCTGCGCCTGGACCTGCTGGCCGGGGACGTCGACGGGGACGCGCTGCAGGAGCTGGCGGGGGCGCAGGAGGAGATCGCCCGGCTGTCGCGGCTGGTGGACGGGCTGCTGGCGGTCGCCAGGGCGGAGAGCACGGTGCCCACGCCGGTCCCGGTGCCGGTGGACGCGGCGGTGGCCGAACGGCTGGCCGCCTGGGAGCCGGTGGCCGCCGAGCGCGGAGTCTCGCTGTCCGCCCACGGCGGGCAGGGGCAGACGGTCTCCCTGGGGGCCGGCGACCTGGAGCAGGTGCTGGACAACCTGGTGGCGAACGCCCTGGACGCGGTCCCCGAGGGCGGTGCGGTGCGGATCGAGGCGGCGGCCACCTCGGGGCTGGCCGGTCAGGCGGCGGTGGAACTGCGCGTGGTGGACAACGGCCCCGGGATGACCTCCCGGGCGCAGCAGTCCGCGTTCCGACGGTTCGGCAATCCGGAGGCGGGCGGTACCGGGCTGGGGCTGGCCATCGTGCACCGCCTGGTCACAGCCAACGGCGGCGCCGCCCGGCTGGAGGACACCCCGGGCGGCGGCCTGACCGTGGTCCTGGACCTCCCGCGCCGACGGCCCGGCCACAGCCGGAGCGGCAGCCGGCAACAGCCCCCGGACTGA
- a CDS encoding transposase, with the protein MLSWDEYTEAVELRRQGWSIARIAQRLGRDRKTVRSYLAGERTPGSRRPVQDDALRFLPYCRLRLEEDPHLPAATLFDEITSLGYPGGYSTFTRALRRHHVRPPCERCQARTSYGDSSGTPQPAGEAIQFDWLELPGPPPAWGCGSRAHMLLGLTRSGRWRGALAETEELPHLVEAMDHVMRRLGGSPRCWQFDRMPAVYCQRTERATPEFAEVADYYGVQVEFCPQDAPRRAECLTLRHLAHRWWAAVAEDAVPQDAQNTLDQVAAHMDLHCRSADATDDASTATDGLRQLPAQPFPVQVRAERVVSPQSLVHFRGNSYALPHHLPGAVVEVRHRLDETHLSIATAGGAVIARYRIAPRGAGLQVAKGATITLDRHANTPATHPEPCRRRKRRPTAKNPPTATDDTCPPGQAPPLAPPPPAQAT; encoded by the coding sequence TTGCTGAGCTGGGACGAATACACGGAGGCCGTCGAGCTGCGCCGGCAGGGGTGGTCCATCGCCCGGATCGCCCAGCGCCTGGGCCGGGACCGCAAGACGGTCAGGTCCTACCTGGCCGGCGAACGGACCCCGGGGAGCCGCCGCCCCGTGCAAGACGATGCCCTGCGGTTCCTGCCCTACTGCCGTCTACGTCTGGAGGAGGATCCCCATCTTCCGGCAGCCACCCTCTTCGACGAGATCACCAGCCTCGGCTATCCGGGCGGCTACTCGACGTTCACCCGCGCGCTGCGAAGACACCACGTCCGGCCCCCGTGCGAACGCTGCCAGGCGAGGACCTCTTACGGAGACAGCTCTGGCACCCCTCAACCGGCCGGTGAGGCCATCCAGTTCGACTGGCTGGAACTCCCCGGGCCGCCCCCGGCATGGGGCTGCGGCAGCCGAGCGCACATGCTGCTGGGCCTCACCCGCTCCGGGCGTTGGCGCGGAGCGCTGGCCGAGACCGAGGAACTGCCCCACCTGGTCGAGGCCATGGACCATGTGATGCGGCGTCTGGGCGGCAGCCCGCGCTGCTGGCAGTTCGACCGGATGCCCGCCGTGTACTGTCAGCGCACCGAGCGGGCGACGCCCGAGTTCGCCGAGGTCGCCGATTACTACGGTGTGCAGGTGGAGTTCTGCCCGCAGGACGCCCCCCGACGCGCGGAGTGCTTGACGCTCCGCCATCTCGCCCACCGGTGGTGGGCTGCAGTGGCAGAGGACGCCGTTCCCCAGGACGCACAGAACACCCTCGACCAGGTCGCCGCACATATGGACCTGCACTGCCGATCAGCCGACGCCACGGATGACGCGTCGACCGCCACCGACGGGCTGCGGCAGCTTCCCGCCCAACCGTTCCCGGTCCAGGTCCGCGCCGAACGAGTCGTCTCCCCGCAGAGCCTGGTCCACTTCCGTGGCAACTCCTACGCACTGCCGCACCACCTGCCCGGCGCTGTCGTGGAGGTCCGCCACCGCCTGGACGAGACCCATCTGTCCATCGCCACAGCCGGCGGCGCCGTCATAGCGCGCTACCGGATCGCGCCCCGAGGAGCAGGCCTCCAGGTCGCCAAGGGCGCCACCATCACCCTCGATCGCCACGCGAACACCCCCGCCACGCACCCCGAGCCCTGTCGACGCAGAAAGCGACGGCCGACAGCGAAGAACCCACCGACCGCAACCGACGACACCTGCCCACCGGGCCAGGCACCACCGCTCGCACCCCCACCCCCTGCACAGGCCACGTGA
- a CDS encoding DUF2637 domain-containing protein: MHDRMSGYFPPSSDEPWAGAHRPGTASEQWDQLQGEPPAPHVVHGFYPEAPTWDYERVFVPRPRAPVDDPPPDASGRRPSRHRRPERPPAAWPRILGLLSGVLMALTATVVCLLGGALSYGPLRDIAFTRAPRGLSHLWPIIVDGPWLAGCLSVLRAALQGRRPFHSWVVVVLFTGLATGLCVADVPRGVCDIIVAGLPPITAGVCVHQLTRQLTTRPGALRPQGRRAGPGAHR; this comes from the coding sequence GTGCATGACCGGATGAGCGGCTACTTCCCGCCGTCGAGCGACGAGCCGTGGGCTGGTGCCCACCGTCCGGGAACAGCCTCCGAGCAGTGGGACCAGCTGCAGGGGGAGCCGCCCGCACCCCACGTCGTCCACGGCTTCTACCCGGAGGCCCCGACCTGGGACTACGAGCGGGTGTTCGTCCCGCGCCCGCGCGCGCCGGTCGATGACCCCCCGCCCGACGCCTCCGGTCGGCGGCCTTCCCGGCACCGACGACCCGAACGTCCCCCGGCGGCCTGGCCGCGCATCCTCGGCCTGCTGTCCGGAGTGCTGATGGCCCTGACGGCCACTGTCGTGTGCCTGCTCGGCGGCGCGCTCTCCTACGGTCCGCTGCGCGACATCGCGTTCACGCGGGCGCCGCGGGGGCTGTCGCACCTGTGGCCGATCATCGTCGACGGACCGTGGCTCGCGGGGTGCCTCTCGGTCCTGCGCGCCGCCCTCCAGGGCCGACGGCCCTTCCACTCCTGGGTCGTGGTGGTGCTGTTCACCGGCCTGGCGACCGGGCTGTGTGTCGCCGACGTCCCCCGAGGGGTCTGCGACATCATCGTTGCCGGTCTGCCCCCGATCACGGCCGGGGTCTGCGTGCACCAGCTCACCCGCCAGCTCACCACCCGCCCGGGCGCGCTGCGGCCCCAGGGCCGGAGGGCCGGACCGGGAGCACATCGCTGA
- a CDS encoding class I SAM-dependent methyltransferase — protein sequence MMSAEQQEQLNPTVNDYDSFAEAYSTENESNLINAHYERPAMLALAGDVAGRRILDAGCGSGPLSAVLRERGALVSGFDASAGMVELARRRLGDGADLRVADLGSPLPYPDDAFDDVVASLVLHYLEDWGPALAELRRVLKPGGRLIASVEHPFAIHLMHRLAGREADYSYFDTTNWVDEWNIGGRSQLMSIWHRPLHAMVEAFASAGFVITAISEPDPDPAARELFPEEIAAKPRFLCFLFFVLQAS from the coding sequence ATGATGTCCGCAGAGCAGCAGGAGCAGCTGAACCCCACCGTCAACGACTACGACAGCTTCGCCGAGGCGTACTCGACCGAGAACGAGTCCAACCTCATCAACGCCCACTACGAGCGGCCCGCAATGCTGGCCCTCGCCGGAGACGTGGCCGGCCGACGGATCCTCGACGCCGGCTGCGGCTCCGGGCCGCTGTCCGCTGTCCTGCGCGAGCGTGGCGCCCTGGTGAGTGGCTTCGACGCGAGCGCCGGCATGGTGGAGCTGGCCCGGCGGCGGCTCGGCGACGGCGCGGACCTGCGGGTGGCCGACCTGGGCAGCCCGCTTCCCTATCCGGACGACGCCTTCGACGACGTGGTCGCGTCGCTGGTGCTGCACTACCTGGAGGACTGGGGGCCGGCCCTGGCCGAGCTGCGGCGCGTGCTCAAGCCCGGCGGTCGGCTGATCGCGTCCGTCGAGCACCCCTTTGCGATCCACCTCATGCACCGCCTGGCCGGGCGCGAGGCCGACTACAGCTACTTCGACACCACCAACTGGGTGGATGAGTGGAACATCGGCGGCCGGAGCCAGCTGATGAGCATCTGGCACCGGCCGCTGCATGCGATGGTCGAGGCCTTCGCCTCGGCGGGCTTCGTGATCACGGCCATCAGCGAGCCGGACCCGGATCCGGCCGCCCGCGAGCTGTTCCCCGAGGAGATCGCGGCCAAGCCGCGCTTCCTCTGCTTCCTCTTCTTCGTCCTGCAAGCCAGCTGA
- a CDS encoding thymidine kinase — protein sequence MSELVAFLGLMDSGKSALALQMNHSLGGEGVLLTSGSRDGEGLISSRVGLRAPAFEVSADLDLYDLLAAITDGKRPQYVIADEVQFYTEKQVNHLADAVDGLDLSVYAFGLRTDFRGELFPGSKRLLELADRVENLPVKTLCWCGREATHTARVRDGVMIHTGDLVEVGDMDSYQNLCRRHHRAGLA from the coding sequence ATGAGTGAGCTGGTCGCGTTCCTGGGGCTGATGGACTCGGGCAAGTCCGCACTGGCGCTCCAGATGAACCACTCCCTCGGCGGCGAAGGCGTCCTGCTGACCAGCGGGAGCCGGGACGGCGAGGGGCTCATCTCCTCCCGTGTCGGGCTCCGGGCTCCGGCCTTCGAGGTGAGTGCGGATCTGGACCTGTACGACCTCCTGGCGGCCATCACCGACGGCAAGCGGCCCCAGTACGTCATCGCCGACGAGGTGCAGTTCTACACCGAGAAGCAGGTGAACCACCTGGCCGACGCCGTGGACGGGCTCGACCTCTCGGTGTACGCCTTCGGGCTCCGCACCGACTTCCGAGGCGAGCTGTTCCCCGGCTCGAAGCGGCTGCTGGAGCTGGCGGACCGCGTCGAGAACCTGCCGGTGAAGACGCTGTGCTGGTGCGGCCGTGAAGCCACCCACACCGCCCGGGTCCGCGACGGCGTGATGATTCACACCGGCGATCTGGTCGAGGTCGGCGACATGGACTCCTACCAGAACCTCTGCCGCAGGCACCACCGCGCGGGCCTGGCCTGA
- a CDS encoding SGNH/GDSL hydrolase family protein, whose protein sequence is MSGLRLPVPLRASLAAATALAATLTGLAPSTAAQAAVRRPAGYVALGDSYSANVFVRPWEDSDGCGRSYRNYPHQVAERLGLELHDVTCGAAEVEEGILRPQPASKLYGPPSIPPPGGWRERPAQLDALRHDTDYVSVGIGGNTLGFGTIVTECLERGLGTLGFGTPCTNYYTQGDGRAWLAEKFSQLDREFSEMMVSIHDRSPRAKVAVVGYPAIVPNSTGCTWGNFRQLGTVAKGDMPWLDSLERELNGLIREQADEHGATYVDTYSSSVGHGVCQTGEQKWMYGVKDDLTGDGTQTDPPSELCQEIPGTGEACTFVHPNALGADNQARQVAAAFASLRAVPAGPGRR, encoded by the coding sequence ATGTCAGGATTGCGTCTGCCGGTCCCGCTCAGGGCGTCGCTCGCGGCGGCCACGGCACTCGCCGCCACCCTCACCGGCCTCGCCCCGTCGACGGCGGCCCAGGCCGCCGTGAGACGACCGGCCGGCTATGTGGCCCTCGGTGACTCGTACAGCGCCAATGTGTTCGTCCGCCCGTGGGAGGACAGCGACGGCTGCGGGCGCTCGTACCGCAACTACCCGCACCAGGTCGCCGAACGGCTGGGCCTGGAACTCCACGACGTCACCTGCGGCGCGGCCGAGGTGGAGGAAGGAATCCTGCGCCCGCAGCCGGCGTCCAAGCTCTACGGCCCGCCGTCGATCCCGCCGCCGGGCGGCTGGCGGGAGCGCCCGGCCCAGCTGGACGCGCTGCGCCACGACACCGACTACGTCAGTGTCGGCATCGGCGGCAACACCCTCGGCTTCGGGACCATCGTCACCGAGTGCCTGGAGCGCGGCCTGGGCACCCTCGGCTTCGGAACACCCTGCACCAACTACTACACCCAGGGCGACGGCCGGGCCTGGCTGGCCGAGAAGTTCAGCCAACTCGACCGCGAGTTCAGCGAGATGATGGTCTCGATCCACGACCGCTCGCCCCGCGCCAAGGTCGCGGTCGTCGGCTACCCGGCCATCGTCCCCAACAGCACCGGCTGTACCTGGGGCAACTTCCGCCAGCTCGGCACCGTCGCCAAGGGCGACATGCCCTGGCTGGACAGCCTGGAACGCGAACTCAACGGGCTGATCAGGGAGCAGGCCGACGAGCACGGCGCGACCTATGTCGACACCTACAGCTCCAGCGTCGGCCACGGGGTCTGCCAGACCGGCGAGCAGAAGTGGATGTACGGGGTCAAGGACGACCTCACCGGCGACGGCACCCAGACCGATCCGCCGTCCGAGCTCTGCCAGGAGATCCCGGGCACCGGCGAGGCCTGCACCTTCGTCCACCCCAACGCCCTCGGCGCGGACAACCAGGCACGCCAGGTCGCGGCCGCCTTCGCCTCGCTCCGGGCGGTCCCGGCAGGCCCGGGCCGCCGCTGA